A stretch of DNA from Malus sylvestris chromosome 9, drMalSylv7.2, whole genome shotgun sequence:
CCGAGGAGCAATTCTAGGGTTTCTTCACTTGCTACATGTTGCGGACCCAGGTCGGTTGATGATGCTACTCCTCCCATTGTTGTTATGAGTTTGTTACATTTGTTTATGTGCATTTCTGCCTTTAATTATTCAACTTTTAAGGTGGAGTCGGGCTTGCTTGGCGAGAAAATTGACAGAAACCCGAAATTCACATATACTAACAGTTTGCTTCTTAATTTGACGGAGGTTCGTAGTTTTGTTGGGCTCACTTGGCCAGCTATTTTGCATTAAAGTGAGAAATAATTGTTAAATGAATGCAGGGAACATGTAGTTATATGTCACAGTGAACTTGTTTTTCCCCCAAATTAGCCAATCGATGATATTGGAATTAATACTTTATGCTTAAATGCTTTGGTGGTCTTCTTGGTTAAATGACTGTCTAACTTCTGCACAACAATTTTATGGGTTTGGGTCCTTAATTCATAAGCTTCATGTGTTGACTGCAGGTTTGTGGAACTTCTGTGGCAACTTTCTTTGCATGCTTTGCGAGAGGTTCATAGGCGAACATTTGCAGCTGATGTAGCTTCTAACCCACTTCCTGCATCACTGACGGATGTAGCCTTTTCACACGCAGCTACTTTACTTCCTGTTACAAAGGTACTCTTGACCTACACATATAATGTTGAAGCACACACAATTTACACTACAGATGACATCTTGAAATCGTGGTTCCCAAATTATTGATATGTTCAGCTATGGGCATTTTGCATCTTATAATAGCATGGAAGTGTTTCACAAGtatgaaaagaaagagaaaaacttTTGGAAGTGTTTCACATTATGAAACGTTTTCTCTTTCCGTATAACTCTTAAATGAGTTTTCAGGGTTTAATCCACATCTGCATTTTTCTGTGGAGTTTTCTTCTTTGACATGCTTATTCAGTAGCAGATATTTGACCTTAGCATCTTAAACAGGCTAGAATAGCACTTGAACGAAGAAGATTTCTTAAGAATGCGGAAACAGCAGTACAAAGACAGGCCTTGTGGTCGAATTTGGCTCATGAAATGACTGCAGAGTTTCGTGGTCTTTGTGCTGAAGAGGTATAAGGGTAACAATTCACATTCcgacaattaatttaatttggtAGAAGCTTATGTGAAAAATCGTGCAATTCACCTACTACCatacaatttattttcttatgtttttcTTTGTAAAACATGAATCTCAGGCTTATTTACAGCAAGAACTGGAAAAATTACATGACCTTAGGAACAAGGTGAAGTTGGAAGGGGAACATTGGGATGACCTTGTTTCTAGTTCGAGTCAGAATTCCCATTTAGTATCGAAAGCTACCCGGCTGTGGGAGTCTATATTAGCCCGTAAAAGTGAGTACAAACTTTCGTGGTCCTTTATAAATTTATTAAGTTTCTATGTATTATCAAATAATGTCGTGTGATAACACCTTATATGTTTATGTAGTTATTAGAAATCTGATTAGATATGTACCCAGTTTGATGAACTCAATTAAATCTCCATTTTGTACAGGTCAACATGAAGTTCTTGCTTCAGGCCCTATTGAGGATTTAATAGCTCACAGGGAGCATAGGTAATCTACCATCAAATATCATTTTAACATCACTTGAAACCCTTCACCTACTTACTTTTGCATGCAATGGTTTCTAGGTACCGCATATCTGGATCGTCTTTGCTTGCAGCTATGGATCAGAGTTCTCAGGTTCCTTATGGAGATGTCTTATCTGTCCAGTCCGGTGAGTTTACTCCAACACATGCGGATGGCAAAGAACAAAATGATGGAGCAGATTCATCCCATTCACAAGTAAACGATGAAGCACTTCATCGAGCAGATGAAAGAAGTGCAAGAGTCCATCCAACCGTTGACGTGGCAGAAATTATCAGGCGTTGGACGCATGCTTTACAGCGTATCCATAAACAATCACTTCACATGGTATGCTCATTTGTATATGTTGATAAGAATGTTGGATACACGTTAGAAAAACGTAGTGAATTGGTGTTATGCAATGTTAATTTGTAGGCAAAGGCTAATGATGGAGAGGGTCCAGAAATTTTAAGAAGTGCACAGGATGGCAGTTCAAGTGGTCATGCTGAGTCTTTAGCTGCAACTCTTGCTGAACATCAGCAACACTTGGTTAGCTTTCAGGTAATACTTTTGCTTTAGCTAAAAGTACTGGTTACAAATTTACATATGAAGTTATATGATGAAGGAACCAATACGTGAGGTAGCTGAAATGTGACTGTAAAAGATGGTCAATGCAACGAGATTGGCAGGCATCGAACCTAAACTTTAAATGGAATTATGCATTCAAGTCTTGAAATCTGGTTATAATTCTTAGCTTTTGTGAAAGTGGAATCAGCTTATTTAGTTTGAATTATTGGAATTTGCATTAGAGTCAATTGGTTTCTAATTTCTTCAAATGCTTTTTGAGCCATCCTGAATATATATGTTATTTGAGTAGTCTTTCGTTTAAGAGGATCAATTAATACTCTGATATTCACCATGCTGATATTCCATCATGCATGAAGGATTTCAAGTTGAGCTTCTTTTGGTGGGAAGTTGTTGTAATATGGGATAGTGCATATAAAATTGCTTGGAATTCTGTAACTGAATAGTCATCATAGAACAGTCAATAATGAAAGTGAGATTATTTGTCCATACGCCTTTCTTTAGTCCCCTTCATCTCTCGTGCATAATTTATTTGTTATGACTCATGACGCTATGCTAAGATTTGAATTCATAACTTCTGTAGGTTCTCATTAACCAACTGAAGGAAGTTGCTCCGGCAATACAAAAGTCAATATCAGAATGTACAGATAAAGTAGATAGCATTTCATCTAGTCTGCCTCCGATGACCAAACAACCTGGTCGGTCAACTTCACCTATTCAAGCACAGAGCAGTGGAAGGACATTGGTAATTTTGAACCTATTTCATGCTAACCTTGTACCTACTAAATCATGTCTAGACTTGAATTATTGCAGTGTAGAATTCATTTAACctgtttttgtttcctttggAACAATTCAGGAAAGCAACAGTGATGATGTGGCTGAGGTGACTTCAAAATTGTCTACCTTTCAGCTCGAAAAGGTGTCATCCAGCCCTGCTTTAAAGCTCCCACAGTTGTTTAACTTGACTTCTAATTCGTCTGGGAAAGGTGCAAATATGCATAAGCGCCCTGCTTCAGTTGCTCAATCAAACCAAATAGAGAACCTTCCTGAAAGGAAGTCTGTGGAGCAGCCTCTATCAAATAATCACATAGATAATCTACCACAAGGTCTGTTATCTGTGCCTGGTTCCTCAAATTCTCATTGTGTTATAAGCGTGTCCGCTTGCCCAAGGCATTTCATTTTATATGCGGATTATTGATGGTTGAACAGCTTTGTTGTAAAGGTTTTTGATTTTTAGTTTAATGTTATGCAGACAGTGACAATTATTATGTCCAGAATCTAAAGAGATCTGTTAGAGAAGCTGCTCTGTCACAGAATTCCTTAAGTTTTGAATCATCACGAGGCAGCCATTCTGATGAAAGCTCTGAGCATTTCTTTTTACCACTTTCATCATCTGGGTTTTCTCGTCTAGGCCAAGAATCGAAGGGGGCTTCATTAAGGAGTAAAAGGTTTCCAGCTCAGACTGAGGCTTCCTTTCATGAAAATTGTGCTCCTGATGGTAATGTGGGGAACAAGTATGCCGAATTATCTGAAGTGTTGAATGATTTAGATTCACTTGATGATTTTGACCAAGTAAATGGGTTTCTTTCCGCTGCTGGTTCAAACTGTGCTGTTTCGGACACACAGAGATCATTTTATGACTTTGAGGAAGCTCGGGAGCAGGTTTTCTCACCTCCTTTGCTAATGGACTCATCACTATTAGCCGATTATGAAGACTTACTTGGTATGTTGCTCT
This window harbors:
- the LOC126582216 gene encoding AUGMIN subunit 6-like, with amino-acid sequence MTMDREKEREIELESAMYTNCLLLGLDPAIIGLGGSNATPRVGLFRHSNPKLGEQLLYFILSSLRGPIQSAKDFDKVWPIFDSAQSRDFRKVVQGIISELESQGALPRSNSRVSSLATCCGPRFVELLWQLSLHALREVHRRTFAADVASNPLPASLTDVAFSHAATLLPVTKARIALERRRFLKNAETAVQRQALWSNLAHEMTAEFRGLCAEEAYLQQELEKLHDLRNKVKLEGEHWDDLVSSSSQNSHLVSKATRLWESILARKSQHEVLASGPIEDLIAHREHRYRISGSSLLAAMDQSSQVPYGDVLSVQSGEFTPTHADGKEQNDGADSSHSQVNDEALHRADERSARVHPTVDVAEIIRRWTHALQRIHKQSLHMAKANDGEGPEILRSAQDGSSSGHAESLAATLAEHQQHLVSFQVLINQLKEVAPAIQKSISECTDKVDSISSSLPPMTKQPGRSTSPIQAQSSGRTLESNSDDVAEVTSKLSTFQLEKVSSSPALKLPQLFNLTSNSSGKGANMHKRPASVAQSNQIENLPERKSVEQPLSNNHIDNLPQDSDNYYVQNLKRSVREAALSQNSLSFESSRGSHSDESSEHFFLPLSSSGFSRLGQESKGASLRSKRFPAQTEASFHENCAPDGNVGNKYAELSEVLNDLDSLDDFDQVNGFLSAAGSNCAVSDTQRSFYDFEEAREQVFSPPLLMDSSLLADYEDLLAPLSETETALMEH